Proteins encoded within one genomic window of Setaria italica strain Yugu1 chromosome IV, Setaria_italica_v2.0, whole genome shotgun sequence:
- the LOC101752998 gene encoding NF-X1-type zinc finger protein NFXL1: MICYDMVRRSAPIWSCDSCFSIFHLPCIRKWVRSPASAADASPAADPASPSWRCPGCQSVYDTPARDLAYTCFCRRRREPPNDHFLTPHSCGEPCSKPLERAEPPGAKGEDADATRCPHVCVLQCHPGPCPPCKAFAPDRPCPCGKQIIVRRCADRSTPVTCGRPCERMLPCRRHRCEKVCHTGPCGDCAVVISARCFCGKKNEALLCGDMVVKGKLSEEDGVFSCSEPCGRMLACGNHVCKDMCHPGPCGECELMPGKVTTCHCGKTRLQESRASCLDPIPTCDKICDKNLPCGVHRCKVNCHEGECPPCLVRVEQKCRCGSSGRMVECYQVKKEEFRCNKPCGRKKNCGRHRCSECCCPLSRKFAQLEGGDWDPHLCQISCGKKLRCGQHACQLLCHSGHCPPCLETIFTDLTCACGRTSIPPPLPCGTPTPSCPHQCSVPQPCGHPASHSCHFGDCPPCVVPVMRECIGGHVMLRNIPCGSKDIRCNQPCGKNRQCGIHACNRACHPAPCDQPPANGDASSSSGGKASCGQVCGAARRECKHTCTAPCHPSSQCPDLRCEFPVTITCSCGRITATVPCGAGGASSSDNMFEVSIIQKLPMPLQPVESNGRRVPLGQRKLSCDDECAKMEKKRVLAEAFDITPPNLDALHFGENSSASDLVSDLFRRDPKWVVAIEERCKFLVLGKVRGSSSGNLKLHVFCPMLKDKRDAIRLIADRWKLSVQSAGWEPKRFITIHVTPKSKPPARILGSKAGAPVTAAHPYFDPLVDMDPRLVVAMLDLPRDADVNALVLRFGGECELVWLNDKNAIAVFNDPARAATALRRLDYGSAYQGAAMFMPSSAQASSSGNVWVGGQKDGGLAARSNPWKKPGAAEPDLSSGDWTGVAGHAPAPGWRGANTAAQVMGTQNRWNVLESDAATSSGPGEDRKTAPRTDVQNSGNAGPSVSKLQPDVEVDDWEEACE; this comes from the coding sequence ATGATCTGCTACGACATGGTGCGGCGGTCGGCGCCCATCTGGTCCTGCGACAGCTGCTTCTCCATCTTCCACCTCCCCTGCATCCGCAAGTGGGTGCGCtccccggcctccgccgccgacgcctcccCTGCAGCGGACCCCGCCTCACCGTCCTGGCGCTGCCCGGGATGCCAGTCCGTGTATGACACCCCGGCCCGTGACCTGGCCTACACCTGCTTCTGCAGGCGCCGGCGAGAGCCCCCCAATGACCACTTCCTCACTCCCCACTCCTGCGGCGAGCCCTGCTCCAAGCCTCTCGAGAGGGCGGAGCCGCCGGGCGCCAAGGGGGAGGATGCTGATGCCACCAGGTGCCCGCACGTCTGTGTCCTGCAGTGCCACCCGGGACCGTGCCCGCCCTGCAAGGCATTTGCGCCGGACAGGCCCTGCCCCTGTGGGAAGCAGATCATCGTGCGGCGGTGCGCGGACCGCAGCACGCCCGTGACCTGTGGCCGCCCGTGCGAGCGGATGCTGCCCTGCAGAAGGCATCGTTGCGAGAAGGTCTGCCACACTGGGCCTTGTGGGGATTGCGCTGTTGTTATCTCTGCACGGTGCTTCTGCGGGAAGAAGAATGAGGCATTGCTGTGTGGAGACATGGTGGTGAAGGGGAAGCTGTCTGAGGAGGATGGGGTGTTTTCTTGCAGTGAACCATGTGGCCGCATGCTCGCTTGTGGGAATCATGTCTGCAAGGATATGTGCCATCCAGGGCCTTGTGGTGAGTGCGAGCTCATGCCAGGGAAGGTCACTACATGCCATTGCGGCAAGACAAGGCTGCAGGAGAGTAGGGCAAGTTGCTTGGACCCAATCCCAACCTGTGACAAGATCTGCGATAAGAATTTGCCATGTGGAGTGCATAGGTGCAAGGTCAATTGCCACGAGGGAGAGTGCCCACCTTGCTTGGTTCGTGTTGAGCAGAAGTGCCGTTGTGGCTCATCAGGTCGGATGGTGGAGTGTTACCAGGTCAAGAAGGAAGAGTTCCGCTGCAACAAGCCTTGTGGCCGCAAGAAGAACTGCGGGAGGCATCGGTGCAGTGAGTGCTGTTGCCCACTATCAAGGAAGTTTGCTCAGCTTGAAGGTGGTGACTGGGATCCCCATCTCTGCCAGATATCATGTGGCAAGAAGCTCCGTTGTGGGCAGCATGCATGCCAGCTACTCTGCCACAGTGGTCATTGTCCGCCCTGTTTGGAGACTATATTTACTGATCTCACTTGTGCCTGTGGCAGAACTTCTATCCCGCCACCTCTGCCTTGTGGCACGCCTACTCCATCATGCCCACATCAGTGTTCAGTCCCCCAGCCTTGTGGCCATCCAGCCTCACATTCATGCCATTTTGGGGACTGTCCGCCTTGCGTCGTGCCAGTAATGAGAGAATGCATTGGGGGACATGTCATGTTGAGGAACATCCCTTGCGGATCGAAGGACATCAGGTGCAACCAACCATGTGGGAAGAATCGCCAATGTGGAATCCATGCTTGCAACAGGGCTTGCCATCCTGCCCCTTGTGATCAGCCACCTGCAAATGGGGATGCTAGCTCCAGCTCTGGTGGCAAAGCTTCTTGTGGACAGGTATGTGGTGCCGCAAGGAGAGAATGTAAGCATACATGCACTGCCCCATGCCACCCCTCATCACAATGCCCAGATTTGAGATGTGAATTTCCTGTGACTATTACCTGTTCTTGTGGCCGTATCACTGCAACTGTTCCCTGTGGTGCTGGGGGAGCCTCCAGTAGTGATAATATGTTTGAAGTATCCATCATACAGAAGTTGCCAATGCCTCTCCAGCCCGTGGAATCAAATGGGAGGAGGGTGCCGCTTGGGCAGAGGAAGCTTTCTTGTGACGATGAGTGTGCAaagatggagaagaagagggtCCTTGCTGAAGCATTTGACATCACCCCGCCCAATTTGGATGCACTGCATTTCGGTGAGAACTCAAGTGCATCTGATTTGGTTTCTGACCTGTTCCGACGGGATCCAAAGTGGGTGGTGGCAATAGAAGAGAGGTGCAAGTTCCTTGTACTTGGAAAGGTGAGGGGCAGTTCTTCAGGCAATCTCAAACTGCATGTCTTTTGCCCCATGTTGAAGGACAAGAGAGATGCTATCAGGCTCATTGCAGACCGGTGGAAGCTCTCTGTTCAGTCAGCTGGTTGGGAGCCTAAGCGTTTTATTACCATCCATGTCACACCCAAGTCGAAACCGCCTGCTCGCATCCTGGGCTCCAAGGCAGGTGCCCCCGTCACAGCTGCTCATCCTTACTTTGATCCTCTGGTTGACATGGATCCAAGGCTGGTCGTTGCAATGCTGGACCTGCCACGGGATGCTGATGTCAACGCTCTAGTCCTAAGGTTTGGTGGGGAATGTGAATTAGTCTGGCTGAATGACAAGAATGCCATAGCTGTCTTCAATGATCCAGCTAGAGCAGCGACAGCTCTGAGGCGGTTGGATTATGGGTCTGCTTACCAGGGTGCTGCAATGTTTATGCCAAGCAGCGCGCAGGCATCTTCTTCAGGCAACGTGTGGGTTGGAGGACAGAAGGATGGAGGGCTCGCTGCTAGGAGCAATCCGTGGAAGAAGCCTGGTGCTGCTGAGCCTGACCTGTCCTCAGGAGACTGGACTGGTGTGGCTGGCCATGCTCCAGCGCCAGGATGGAGAGGCGCCAACACCGCCGCTCAAGTCATGGGAACCCAGAACCGATGGAATGTTCTGGAATCTGATGCTGCCACAAGCTCTGGTCCAGGTGAGGATCGGAAGACTGCTCCTCGCACCGACGTACAGAATTCTGGGAATGCTGGGCCGTCAGTGAGCAAGCTGCAGCCAGATGTTGAGGTGGACGACTGGGAAGAAGCTTGCGAATGA
- the LOC101753395 gene encoding E3 ubiquitin-protein ligase SP1, whose protein sequence is MNILNALVSFASRWFLYFVVAVVILAVFYCFLKQLADDAGTEHEPIRRQDATARETEPILPRKEVFFSYGATGEQPESSVCPAEDSDSDKMCKICYDAPRSCFFIPCGHCFTCFTCARRIVEEENKACPICRRLIHRVKRVESP, encoded by the exons ATGAATATCTTGAATGCTCTGGTCTCCTTTGCTTCCCGATGGTTCCTGTACTTCGTGGTAGCAG TGGTTATACTAGCGGTGTTCTACTGCTTCCTGAAGCAACTAGCAGATGATGCTGGCACAGAGCATGAACCAATTCGGCGTCAAGATGCAACAGCCCGCGAAACTGAACCGATCCTTCCAAGAAAAGAGGTGTTTTTCAGCTACGGAGCAACTGGAGAGCAGCCTGAGTCCAGCGTGTGCCCCGCTGAAGATTCAGATAGTGACAAGATGTGCAAAATCTGCTACGATGCTCCCCGGAGTTGCTTCTTCATACCCTGCGGCCATTGCTTTACCTGCTTTACATGCGCAAGGAG GATCGTGGAAGAGGAAAACAAGGCCTGCCCGATCTGTCGGAGGCTGATCCACAGAGTAAAAAGAGTCGAGAGCCCTTAG